One genomic segment of Thalassospiraceae bacterium LMO-SO8 includes these proteins:
- a CDS encoding cytochrome D1 domain-containing protein, which translates to MSPRLSTALRIVLLAAIAMTAFVVAPRADMALRGTGDLGIVIERAAGSLQVIETTGRTALGRVKGLGDLSHASAVFSRDGRFAFVFGRDGGLTKVDLLTRHIVKRVVQAGNSIGGAISQDGTLVAVSNYKPGGVKVFDSRTLDLVAVIPAVSGGAQSKVVGLVDAPGQKFVFSLWDAGEIWAVDMSRPTAPEITKFSDIGRNPYDGLITPDGRYYVAGLFGEDGLAKLDLWNMGAGVTRILGGYGRGEEKLPVYKMPHLEGWAQAGGRLFLPAVGRHEILVVDAATWREVGRIPVHGQPVFAVARPDGRQIWVNFAHPLNDTVQVIDVPDLKIVKTFTPGKAVLHMEFTPRGEQVWISVRDEDRVDVYDTGSLTRVGEIAADKPSGIFLTARAGRTGL; encoded by the coding sequence ATGAGCCCACGACTGTCGACGGCCCTGCGGATTGTTCTTCTGGCGGCCATCGCCATGACGGCGTTCGTAGTCGCGCCGCGCGCCGACATGGCGTTGCGCGGTACCGGCGACTTGGGCATCGTCATCGAACGCGCGGCCGGCAGCCTACAAGTGATCGAGACCACGGGACGCACGGCCCTCGGTAGGGTCAAGGGTCTGGGTGATCTCAGCCATGCCTCGGCCGTGTTTTCGCGAGACGGCCGCTTTGCTTTTGTCTTCGGTCGGGACGGTGGTCTGACCAAGGTCGACCTGCTGACCCGGCATATCGTCAAGCGCGTCGTCCAAGCCGGCAATAGCATCGGCGGGGCGATCTCGCAGGACGGGACTCTGGTCGCCGTGTCCAACTATAAACCCGGCGGGGTCAAGGTCTTCGACAGCCGGACCTTGGACTTGGTCGCCGTCATTCCGGCGGTATCCGGCGGCGCGCAATCCAAGGTCGTCGGGTTGGTCGATGCCCCCGGGCAGAAATTCGTGTTCAGCCTGTGGGACGCCGGCGAAATCTGGGCCGTCGACATGTCACGGCCGACGGCCCCGGAAATCACGAAATTTTCCGACATTGGACGCAATCCCTATGACGGCCTGATCACACCGGATGGCCGCTATTACGTCGCCGGTCTGTTCGGTGAGGATGGCTTGGCCAAGCTCGACCTGTGGAACATGGGTGCCGGGGTTACTCGTATCCTCGGCGGTTATGGCCGTGGCGAGGAGAAACTGCCGGTCTACAAAATGCCGCATCTGGAAGGCTGGGCCCAAGCCGGCGGACGATTGTTCCTGCCCGCTGTCGGGCGCCATGAGATTTTGGTCGTCGACGCCGCAACCTGGCGGGAAGTGGGCCGTATTCCGGTTCACGGCCAACCCGTGTTTGCCGTCGCACGTCCGGATGGGCGCCAGATCTGGGTCAATTTCGCACACCCCCTGAACGATACGGTGCAGGTCATCGACGTGCCGGATTTGAAGATCGTCAAGACCTTCACGCCGGGAAAGGCGGTCCTGCATATGGAATTCACGCCGCGCGGCGAGCAGGTCTGGATCTCCGTCCGCGATGAAGATCGCGTCGATGTTTACGACACGGGCAGTTTGACGCGCGTCGGCGAGATCGCCGCCGACAAACCCAGCGGAATTTTTCTGACGGCGCGCGCCGGGCGGACGGGGTTATAG
- a CDS encoding Lrp/AsnC family transcriptional regulator: protein MDLTSQERALINAYQRGFPLEARPFARMGKDVGMSEEKVLEVISGLMESGALSRVGAVVAPNRAGVSTLAAMEVPAERLGDVSALVSAHKEVNHNYEREHRLNLWFVATAPDARKLADLLSDVAAETGLKVIDLPLVEAYHIDLGFPV from the coding sequence ATGGACCTGACCTCCCAGGAACGTGCCTTGATCAACGCCTATCAGCGCGGCTTTCCGTTGGAGGCAAGGCCCTTTGCCCGCATGGGAAAGGATGTGGGAATGTCCGAGGAAAAGGTGCTGGAGGTGATCTCCGGATTGATGGAGAGCGGTGCACTGTCGCGCGTCGGCGCCGTCGTCGCCCCCAACCGCGCCGGGGTTAGCACTCTGGCCGCTATGGAAGTGCCGGCCGAGCGTCTTGGTGACGTCAGTGCCCTCGTCAGCGCCCACAAAGAGGTGAACCACAATTACGAACGCGAACACCGCCTGAACCTGTGGTTCGTGGCAACCGCGCCGGATGCCAGGAAGCTGGCGGACCTACTGTCCGACGTCGCGGCCGAGACGGGCCTGAAGGTCATCGATCTGCCGCTGGTCGAGGCCTATCACATTGATCTGGGATTCCCTGTATGA
- a CDS encoding NnrS family protein gives MPAALSMQTLCQRPCRFVIAPIGHEFSRGFLVQRWCDMTQKQETGAFSIFFSYGFRPFFLLAAIHAVAVMGLFLSWIGIHFAGGLVVELSIGMAPHIWHAHEMLFGFTMAVIAGFFLTAVPNWTGAHAVQGPMLALLTAAWLAGRLAMGGSAYLPPLTVAVVDLALIPLLLPLVVAAMARNWSKRNFVFLPILGLLFTANLLTHLEFLGLLDGGVAIGLRLGLDTVVLLIAIIGGRVVPAFTTNALRNQNIDDLPINRAFLNAAGIVLVAGLVVADLAAPDHPVTGWLALSAAMANGLRLLQWKGYRTLGQPILWVLHLGFAWLVAGLALKGLAVLDSGVSPSAALHALSAGAIGTMTLAIMSRAALGHTGRPLVIGKATVLAYALVTAGALGRFIVPTFFMDFYNTGILLSGLAWMGAFAIFVVVYWAVLTGPRVRHQG, from the coding sequence GTGCCCGCCGCGCTGTCGATGCAGACGCTCTGTCAACGTCCTTGTCGGTTTGTGATCGCTCCGATTGGGCACGAATTCTCGCGCGGGTTCCTGGTTCAAAGGTGGTGTGACATGACGCAAAAACAAGAAACCGGTGCCTTCTCCATCTTCTTCTCCTATGGCTTCCGGCCGTTCTTCTTGCTGGCGGCGATCCATGCCGTTGCGGTCATGGGGCTGTTTCTAAGCTGGATTGGCATTCATTTCGCCGGCGGTCTCGTCGTCGAACTCTCCATCGGGATGGCGCCTCATATCTGGCATGCGCATGAAATGCTGTTCGGCTTCACCATGGCCGTAATCGCCGGGTTCTTCCTGACGGCCGTGCCTAATTGGACAGGCGCCCATGCTGTACAGGGGCCGATGTTGGCGTTGTTGACGGCGGCGTGGCTGGCCGGGCGTCTGGCCATGGGTGGATCGGCATATCTGCCGCCCTTGACGGTAGCCGTGGTGGACTTGGCGTTGATCCCCTTGCTTTTGCCTCTGGTCGTCGCCGCGATGGCGCGCAACTGGTCGAAGAGAAACTTCGTCTTCCTACCTATCCTGGGCCTGTTGTTCACCGCCAATCTGTTGACGCATCTTGAGTTTCTCGGCCTTTTGGATGGTGGCGTCGCCATCGGCCTGCGCCTGGGTCTTGATACCGTCGTCCTGTTGATCGCGATCATCGGCGGCCGAGTCGTGCCGGCCTTCACCACCAACGCGCTGCGCAATCAGAATATTGATGACCTTCCGATCAACCGGGCCTTTTTAAACGCCGCCGGGATCGTTCTGGTGGCGGGCTTGGTGGTTGCCGATCTGGCGGCCCCCGACCATCCGGTCACCGGCTGGCTGGCCCTGTCGGCAGCGATGGCGAACGGTCTTCGCCTGCTGCAATGGAAGGGTTATCGGACCCTCGGTCAGCCCATCCTTTGGGTGCTCCACCTGGGGTTTGCCTGGTTGGTCGCCGGATTGGCGCTGAAGGGACTTGCGGTCCTGGATTCAGGTGTCAGCCCATCCGCGGCGCTTCATGCGCTGTCCGCCGGCGCCATCGGGACCATGACCCTGGCCATCATGAGCCGCGCCGCCCTGGGTCATACGGGTCGGCCCCTTGTCATCGGCAAAGCCACCGTTCTGGCCTATGCCCTGGTTACGGCCGGTGCCTTGGGCCGCTTCATCGTGCCGACCTTTTTCATGGATTTTTACAACACCGGGATTTTGCTGTCCGGCCTTGCCTGGATGGGGGCCTTCGCAATCTTTGTCGTCGTTTACTGGGCCGTACTGACCGGCCCGCGCGTTCGTCACCAGGGATAG
- a CDS encoding bacteriohemerythrin: MMALIEWRDDFKLGIPSVDHEHEEMIRLINEAHARLQADAPAEEIEAFLGEVFTQIAAHFALEETVMRIRAYDQYADHKADHERLLDSLRDIMDTFEAGDFDGLSEDLGLRLRDWFVDHFKSKDARLHKMLGVF, translated from the coding sequence ATGATGGCGCTGATAGAATGGCGCGACGATTTCAAGCTTGGGATCCCTTCCGTCGATCACGAGCACGAGGAAATGATCCGCCTAATCAACGAGGCCCATGCCCGCTTGCAGGCTGATGCTCCGGCCGAGGAGATCGAGGCTTTTCTGGGCGAGGTGTTCACCCAGATCGCCGCGCATTTCGCGCTTGAGGAAACCGTGATGCGGATCCGCGCCTACGATCAATACGCAGACCATAAGGCGGATCACGAACGGTTGCTGGACAGCTTGCGGGACATCATGGACACCTTCGAGGCGGGCGATTTCGACGGTCTTTCCGAAGACCTGGGCCTGCGCCTCAGGGACTGGTTCGTGGACCATTTCAAATCCAAGGACGCCCGCCTGCATAAAATGTTAGGCGTATTCTGA
- a CDS encoding cytochrome D1 domain-containing protein: MAAEPKKHGTTPGDRYEPSLDVLRDQPMEQPGSKPGEVPLSGAQFQKAKQIYFERCAGCHGVLRNGATGPNLTTKVTKERGFETLRDFITYGSPGGMPNWGTSGDLSKDDIDLMARYLLLEPPQPPEFGMKEMRATWKVRVPLDKRPTKKENNLDIDNLFSVTLRDTGQVALIDGASKKIVQVIDTGYAVHISRMSASGRYLFVIGRDAKINLIDLWMKEPSTVAEIKIGAEARSVETSKMKGWEDKYAVAGAYWPPQYVIMDGATLEPHKIVSTRSMTYDTQEFHPEPRVASIVASHYHPEFVVTVKETGHVLMVNYSDLKNLKVTDIEAERFLHDGGFDSTGRYFLVAANARDKVAVIDTKENKLVALIETGIKPHPGRGANLMHPKYGPVWATSHLGDETIALIGTDPKGHPEHAWKVVQTIEGQGGGALFIKTHPKSKYLYVDTPLNPEAEIASSVAVFKIADLAKDKPAFKVLPIGEWSGITEGVRRVVQGEYNKAGDEIWFSVWNARNQESAIVVVDDKTLEKKAVIRDKRLVTPTGKFNVYNTRNDVY, translated from the coding sequence ATGGCTGCGGAACCGAAGAAACATGGAACCACGCCGGGAGACCGGTACGAGCCGAGCCTGGACGTATTGCGCGACCAACCGATGGAGCAACCGGGCTCCAAGCCCGGCGAGGTGCCGCTATCAGGCGCTCAATTCCAAAAAGCCAAGCAGATATACTTCGAACGTTGCGCCGGTTGTCACGGCGTTCTGCGCAACGGGGCGACTGGCCCCAATTTGACGACCAAGGTGACGAAGGAACGCGGGTTTGAAACCTTGCGCGACTTCATTACGTACGGTTCACCTGGCGGCATGCCCAATTGGGGAACTTCGGGCGATCTGAGCAAGGACGACATCGATCTGATGGCGCGCTATTTGCTGCTAGAACCGCCGCAGCCGCCTGAGTTCGGCATGAAGGAAATGCGGGCGACCTGGAAGGTCCGTGTTCCTTTGGACAAACGCCCGACCAAAAAGGAAAACAATCTGGACATCGACAATCTGTTCTCCGTCACCTTGCGTGACACCGGACAGGTCGCGTTGATCGACGGTGCATCGAAGAAGATCGTCCAGGTCATCGACACCGGATATGCCGTGCATATTTCCCGCATGTCCGCCTCGGGTCGTTACCTGTTCGTCATCGGTCGTGACGCCAAGATCAACCTGATCGATCTGTGGATGAAAGAGCCGTCAACGGTGGCCGAGATCAAGATCGGCGCCGAAGCCCGTTCGGTCGAAACGTCCAAGATGAAGGGCTGGGAAGACAAGTACGCGGTCGCCGGCGCCTATTGGCCGCCTCAGTACGTGATCATGGATGGGGCCACGCTGGAGCCGCACAAGATCGTGTCGACCCGCAGCATGACCTATGACACTCAAGAGTTTCACCCGGAACCCCGTGTCGCATCGATTGTGGCCTCCCACTACCATCCGGAATTCGTGGTCACGGTAAAGGAAACCGGCCATGTCCTGATGGTCAACTATTCCGACTTGAAAAACCTGAAGGTCACGGACATCGAGGCGGAACGGTTCCTGCATGACGGCGGGTTCGACTCCACGGGCCGCTATTTCCTGGTCGCCGCCAACGCCCGCGACAAGGTCGCGGTGATCGACACCAAGGAAAACAAGCTGGTCGCCCTGATCGAGACCGGCATCAAGCCGCACCCGGGCCGGGGCGCCAACCTCATGCATCCCAAATACGGCCCGGTCTGGGCCACCAGCCATCTGGGTGACGAAACGATTGCTTTGATCGGCACCGACCCCAAGGGCCATCCCGAGCATGCGTGGAAGGTCGTCCAGACGATCGAAGGTCAAGGCGGCGGGGCGCTGTTCATCAAGACGCATCCCAAATCCAAGTACCTTTACGTGGACACCCCGTTGAACCCGGAAGCTGAAATTGCGTCCTCGGTCGCCGTGTTCAAAATCGCCGACCTGGCCAAGGACAAGCCCGCGTTCAAGGTCCTGCCCATCGGCGAATGGTCTGGAATCACCGAAGGTGTGCGCCGCGTCGTCCAGGGCGAATACAACAAGGCCGGCGACGAAATCTGGTTCTCCGTATGGAATGCACGGAACCAGGAATCGGCAATCGTTGTGGTTGACGACAAGACCTTGGAGAAGAAGGCGGTCATCCGCGACAAGCGTCTGGTGACGCCGACCGGAAAGTTCAACGTCTACAACACCCGGAACGACGTCTACTGA
- a CDS encoding 4Fe-4S binding protein: protein MAVGALVFTLAGLPAVAGGLTPEMHDILFPGAERLEDFAGPPPAARAFKDGKMAGFVLSTNEVVGSTGYGGGPIDVLVGVTLDGTITGAHLLSHNEPILVIGISDSDLQKFVQGFSGINVLAPAVRRKGRSRSATDAIAGASVSSAVIEDAIIRAARTVLRAHGTPARDAALKRRDYAPATWGDLLAEAAIQHRRLTFGDVSQRIALDGKPDDLFIDLYTALLTPARIGGNLIGERDHQQLFSTLGAQDNVVLIAANGSYSFKGRSYLKTGIFDRIQIVQGDRTIRLFRDAYENVERLKASGAPEFREIARFIIPATTGFDPAAPWRVELFAAAKGESTQVRNGVFSFDYRLPDTFIEKVSVVAAAAPANDPVPLWQEIWIKRQGTVIGVLVLLGLLTTVLVFQDQLVRHRRFRDVGRLIFLAVVLVWLGWYAGGQLSVLQVFTFAHAFLTGFKWEHFLVDPVVFILWGFVAVTLLLWGRGVYCGWLCPFGALQELINAGARHLAVPQIQIPFAVHERLWAIKYIIFIGLFAVSLHSIHEAIVIAEVEPFKTAISLKFIRAWPFVAYVAGLLAIGLFIERFFCRYLCPLGAALAIPARLRTFNWLKRRHQCGRECQICSERCTVQAIHPSGEINPNECIHCLECQTYFFDDHICPPLVADRKRRERRQALANGVDVRKEMHGDD from the coding sequence GTGGCCGTCGGTGCCCTGGTCTTTACCTTGGCCGGTCTCCCCGCCGTGGCCGGCGGCTTGACCCCGGAGATGCACGACATTCTGTTCCCCGGGGCGGAACGGCTGGAAGACTTTGCCGGCCCACCCCCCGCCGCGAGAGCGTTCAAAGACGGCAAAATGGCGGGCTTTGTCTTGTCGACCAATGAAGTGGTTGGATCGACCGGTTATGGTGGTGGCCCCATCGATGTTCTGGTCGGTGTCACCTTGGACGGGACGATCACCGGCGCTCACCTGCTGAGTCATAACGAACCGATCCTGGTCATCGGTATATCCGACTCGGATCTGCAAAAGTTCGTTCAGGGGTTTTCAGGAATCAACGTTCTGGCGCCGGCGGTTCGCCGCAAGGGCCGAAGCCGGTCCGCCACCGACGCCATCGCCGGGGCCAGCGTTTCCAGCGCCGTGATCGAGGATGCCATTATCCGAGCGGCGCGGACCGTTCTGCGGGCCCATGGAACCCCAGCCCGGGACGCCGCTCTGAAGCGGCGCGACTATGCCCCGGCGACCTGGGGGGACCTGCTTGCCGAAGCGGCCATCCAGCACCGGCGGCTGACGTTCGGGGACGTTTCACAGCGGATCGCGCTTGACGGCAAGCCGGACGATCTATTCATCGATCTTTACACCGCATTACTGACGCCCGCGCGGATCGGCGGAAACCTGATCGGGGAACGTGACCACCAGCAGCTTTTCTCGACTCTTGGCGCCCAAGACAACGTTGTGCTTATCGCCGCCAACGGGTCGTACTCGTTCAAGGGCCGTTCTTATCTCAAGACAGGCATTTTCGACCGTATTCAGATCGTTCAAGGCGACCGAACGATTCGTCTGTTTCGGGATGCCTATGAGAACGTGGAACGCCTGAAGGCCAGCGGCGCGCCGGAATTTCGAGAAATCGCGCGGTTCATCATTCCCGCCACGACCGGATTTGACCCCGCGGCTCCCTGGCGGGTCGAACTATTCGCCGCAGCCAAGGGCGAAAGCACCCAAGTCCGGAACGGTGTATTCAGCTTCGATTACCGACTGCCCGACACATTTATCGAAAAGGTGTCCGTTGTCGCGGCGGCCGCCCCGGCGAATGATCCGGTACCGCTTTGGCAGGAGATCTGGATCAAACGGCAGGGCACGGTCATCGGCGTTCTCGTGTTGCTCGGTCTATTGACCACGGTATTGGTGTTTCAAGATCAGTTGGTTCGCCATCGCCGATTCCGGGATGTCGGACGATTGATTTTCCTGGCCGTCGTTCTTGTCTGGCTTGGCTGGTATGCCGGCGGGCAACTCTCGGTACTTCAGGTTTTTACCTTCGCACATGCCTTTCTAACTGGTTTTAAGTGGGAACATTTCCTGGTCGACCCGGTGGTCTTTATTCTATGGGGATTCGTCGCCGTGACCTTGTTGCTATGGGGCCGCGGGGTCTATTGCGGTTGGCTTTGTCCGTTCGGCGCCTTACAGGAACTGATCAATGCCGGCGCCCGTCATTTGGCAGTTCCTCAGATTCAGATTCCCTTTGCCGTTCACGAGCGTCTTTGGGCGATCAAATACATCATCTTCATCGGCCTGTTCGCGGTGTCGCTGCATTCCATCCACGAGGCGATCGTGATCGCCGAGGTCGAACCCTTCAAAACGGCGATCTCTCTGAAATTCATCCGCGCTTGGCCCTTCGTCGCCTATGTCGCCGGATTACTGGCCATCGGCCTGTTCATCGAACGGTTTTTCTGCCGCTACCTTTGCCCGCTAGGCGCGGCGCTCGCCATACCGGCGCGCCTGCGGACCTTTAACTGGCTGAAACGGCGTCATCAGTGCGGCCGCGAATGTCAGATCTGCAGTGAACGCTGCACTGTCCAGGCAATCCACCCAAGCGGTGAGATCAATCCCAACGAATGTATTCATTGCCTGGAATGCCAAACCTATTTCTTCGATGACCACATCTGCCCGCCCTTGGTCGCCGACCGCAAACGCCGCGAGCGGCGACAGGCGCTGGCAAACGGCGTTGATGTCAGAAAGGAAATGCACGGTGATGACTGA
- a CDS encoding FAD:protein FMN transferase translates to MTDALRSPDRRRCITVLAGAFAGAVIGGRKASAESFEWRGTALGADARIILSHPSRAAAKAAVLMAKDEIDRLENILSLYRPGSALSQLNKKAGIDPAPLELMDVLRRSLWYTEITNGAFDISIQPIWDLYARHFRTHGSAGSGPAPKDIQDALSKVGAHRIHLTSAGVSMAPGTGLTLNGIAQGYITDRVADLLREQGWRNVLVDLGEFHAVGGRADGHPWKIKLPGGGLLDMADGALATSSADGMRFSPEVHHIFDPGTGVSAKEPMPVTVRARRAVDADALSTSLSVCDRSDWARILARVPGSKVV, encoded by the coding sequence ATGACTGACGCGTTGAGATCACCCGACCGGCGGCGCTGCATAACGGTTCTGGCCGGCGCGTTCGCCGGTGCCGTCATCGGCGGACGAAAGGCCTCGGCGGAATCTTTCGAATGGCGTGGCACGGCGCTGGGCGCGGACGCCCGGATCATTCTCAGCCACCCGTCTCGGGCGGCGGCAAAGGCAGCAGTCCTGATGGCGAAGGATGAAATCGACCGACTGGAAAACATTCTCAGTCTGTACCGCCCGGGCTCCGCCTTATCCCAACTCAACAAAAAGGCCGGGATCGACCCCGCCCCTTTGGAACTGATGGACGTTCTGCGCCGAAGCCTGTGGTACACGGAAATAACCAACGGCGCATTTGACATCTCGATTCAGCCGATTTGGGATCTTTATGCACGGCATTTCAGGACCCACGGCAGCGCTGGCAGCGGACCCGCGCCAAAGGATATCCAGGACGCCCTATCCAAGGTCGGTGCGCATCGTATCCATCTGACGTCTGCGGGCGTTAGCATGGCGCCCGGCACAGGCCTGACGCTCAACGGCATCGCCCAGGGCTATATCACCGACCGGGTGGCCGATCTCCTGCGCGAACAGGGATGGCGGAACGTGCTTGTCGATCTTGGAGAATTTCATGCCGTCGGCGGACGGGCGGATGGCCATCCGTGGAAAATTAAACTACCCGGCGGCGGCCTCCTGGACATGGCCGACGGCGCCCTGGCGACGTCGAGCGCAGACGGAATGAGATTTTCTCCCGAGGTGCACCATATTTTCGATCCCGGGACGGGAGTCAGTGCTAAGGAGCCGATGCCCGTGACTGTCCGTGCCCGCCGCGCTGTCGATGCAGACGCTCTGTCAACGTCCTTGTCGGTTTGTGATCGCTCCGATTGGGCACGAATTCTCGCGCGGGTTCCTGGTTCAAAGGTGGTGTGA
- the cobA gene encoding uroporphyrinogen-III C-methyltransferase: MVRISSLKVYLVGAGPGDPGLLTVKARDLLEQADVVVYDRLVSKEILDLVPAGAARINVGKQPHCHPVPQDEINNLLVSLAHDGRCVVRLKGGDPFMFGRGSEEALHLKHHGIDFEIIPGVTAATGCSAYVGVPLTHRGLATSVRYITGHCRDDHELDLDWRGLADEDTTLVVYMGAASMAHIAVRLIRYGLPSSTPAMAVSQGTTRHQRQVASTLGEVADAVADADLPSPIMFIVGRVVTLADDLARETINEVVNFDRASARQA; the protein is encoded by the coding sequence ATGGTGCGAATCTCGTCGTTGAAGGTCTACCTCGTCGGCGCGGGGCCGGGTGATCCGGGACTGTTGACGGTGAAGGCCCGTGACCTTCTGGAACAAGCCGATGTGGTCGTCTATGACCGCCTGGTTTCTAAGGAAATTCTCGATCTGGTTCCCGCCGGTGCGGCCCGGATCAATGTCGGCAAGCAGCCCCACTGCCATCCGGTGCCGCAGGACGAAATCAATAACCTTCTGGTATCGCTCGCCCACGACGGGCGCTGTGTCGTCCGCCTTAAGGGCGGGGATCCATTCATGTTCGGGCGCGGCAGTGAAGAGGCCCTTCACCTCAAACATCACGGCATCGACTTTGAGATCATTCCCGGCGTCACCGCCGCCACGGGGTGTTCGGCCTACGTCGGCGTGCCGTTGACTCACCGCGGGCTGGCGACAAGCGTGCGTTACATCACCGGGCATTGCCGCGACGATCATGAACTCGACTTGGACTGGCGCGGGTTGGCCGACGAGGACACCACGTTGGTCGTTTACATGGGGGCGGCGAGCATGGCGCATATCGCCGTCCGCCTGATCCGCTATGGACTGCCTTCGTCGACGCCGGCCATGGCTGTCAGCCAAGGCACGACCCGGCATCAGCGCCAAGTCGCCTCGACCCTGGGCGAGGTGGCGGACGCTGTTGCCGATGCCGATCTACCGTCACCGATCATGTTCATTGTCGGCCGGGTGGTGACCTTGGCCGACGATCTGGCAAGGGAAACCATCAATGAAGTCGTCAATTTCGACCGCGCGTCGGCCCGCCAGGCTTAA
- a CDS encoding Crp/Fnr family transcriptional regulator: MNVSDLAIVRGQPLFSNLPEGMFERLTENVQPRAYPKGRMIFQRGDPADYFYVVLDGWVKVFRHTPDGDEALLNIFSGGDMFAEAAAFMGAGYPASAEVVDDCRLVALESKRFISTVQEHPNIALSMLASMSRHLHHLVYEVERLKTRTASQRLIEFLLRRCRADKGPCVVELPYDKNLIAARLGMQPESLSRLLNRFREFGVTTDQNSVHIEDVARLREFCPVEDGIEGSRTVA; the protein is encoded by the coding sequence GTGAACGTCAGCGACCTTGCAATCGTCAGGGGCCAGCCCCTGTTTTCCAACCTGCCCGAAGGCATGTTCGAGCGGTTGACGGAAAACGTGCAGCCGCGCGCCTATCCCAAGGGTCGGATGATCTTTCAACGCGGCGATCCCGCTGACTATTTCTACGTCGTGCTCGACGGCTGGGTGAAGGTGTTCCGCCACACGCCCGATGGCGACGAAGCGCTTCTTAACATCTTTTCCGGCGGCGACATGTTCGCCGAGGCCGCCGCCTTCATGGGTGCAGGATACCCCGCCAGCGCGGAAGTGGTGGATGATTGCCGGCTTGTCGCACTCGAATCGAAGCGCTTCATATCGACGGTGCAGGAGCATCCGAATATCGCCTTGAGCATGCTCGCCTCGATGTCCCGCCACCTGCACCACCTGGTCTATGAGGTCGAGCGTCTGAAAACCCGAACCGCGAGCCAACGGTTGATCGAATTTCTGCTGCGCCGCTGCCGGGCGGACAAAGGGCCCTGCGTCGTCGAGCTTCCTTATGACAAGAACCTGATCGCCGCACGCCTGGGAATGCAGCCGGAAAGCCTGTCACGCCTGTTGAACCGATTCCGCGAGTTCGGCGTGACGACCGATCAGAATTCGGTCCATATCGAAGACGTGGCACGCCTGCGGGAATTCTGTCCGGTCGAGGATGGCATTGAGGGAAGCCGCACGGTCGCCTGA
- a CDS encoding cytochrome c — MTMKGGLGPALLPVTLQDRDEDGLVQMILFGNPARAMPPWGGMLDEAEARWIVRRLKHGLDEGEPKP, encoded by the coding sequence ATGACCATGAAAGGCGGCCTTGGCCCGGCGCTTCTGCCTGTGACGTTGCAGGACCGGGACGAGGACGGCCTGGTGCAGATGATCCTGTTCGGCAACCCGGCCCGCGCGATGCCGCCCTGGGGAGGCATGCTCGACGAGGCAGAGGCCCGCTGGATCGTCAGGCGCCTGAAACACGGATTGGACGAAGGGGAGCCCAAACCATGA